From Actinoplanes oblitus, a single genomic window includes:
- the mutM gene encoding bifunctional DNA-formamidopyrimidine glycosylase/DNA-(apurinic or apyrimidinic site) lyase: MPELPEVETVRIGLAKWVTGRTIATAEVHHPRAIRRHLPGDVHFNAVLTGRTILDVSRRGKYLWLPLDSGDAIIAHLGMSGQLLMQPATAEDEKHLRVRFTFTDGGPQLRFVDQRTFGGLSVSEGGAELPGEISHIARDPMDPLFDDDAFSARLRGRHTEIKRALLDQSLISGVGNIYADEALWRAKLHGTRPTDKLTRPAVGRVLGHVRDVLAEAIRAGGTSFDELYVNVNGESGYFDRSLNAYGREGEPCHRCGAPIRRESFMNRSSFSCPRCQPRPR; encoded by the coding sequence TTGCCTGAGCTGCCCGAGGTCGAGACCGTCCGGATCGGACTGGCCAAGTGGGTGACCGGCCGCACCATCGCCACCGCCGAGGTGCACCACCCGCGGGCGATCCGCCGGCACCTGCCCGGTGACGTCCACTTCAACGCCGTGCTCACCGGCCGCACCATCCTCGACGTGTCCCGCCGCGGCAAATACCTGTGGCTGCCGCTCGACTCCGGGGACGCGATCATCGCCCACCTCGGGATGAGCGGCCAGCTGCTGATGCAGCCGGCCACCGCCGAGGACGAGAAACACCTGCGGGTCCGGTTCACCTTCACCGACGGCGGCCCGCAGCTGCGCTTCGTCGACCAGCGGACCTTCGGCGGGCTGTCGGTCTCCGAGGGCGGCGCCGAGCTGCCCGGTGAGATCTCGCACATCGCCCGCGACCCGATGGACCCGCTCTTCGACGACGACGCGTTCTCGGCCCGGCTGCGGGGCCGGCACACCGAGATCAAACGGGCCCTGCTCGACCAGAGCCTGATCTCCGGGGTGGGCAACATCTACGCCGACGAGGCACTGTGGCGGGCCAAGCTGCACGGCACCCGCCCGACCGACAAACTGACCCGGCCCGCCGTGGGCCGGGTTCTCGGACACGTACGCGACGTGCTCGCCGAGGCGATCCGCGCGGGCGGGACCAGCTTCGACGAGCTCTACGTCAACGTGAACGGGGAGAGCGGCTACTTCGACCGCTCACTGAACGCCTACGGCCGCGAAGGGGAGCCGTGCCACCGCTGCGGCGCCCCGATCCGCCGCGAGAGCTTCATGAACCGGTCGTCGTTCAGCTGCCCCCGCTGCCAACCCCGGCCCCGCTGA
- a CDS encoding spherulation-specific family 4 protein, which produces MKTLFPAYAHPGPELELDADTWIVREHPGDRRTLHQSLGRIDLDWGSRSLADVLSDVDAWRADGVEGLFLDRAPAGSGGVGPVALTVRLAARRGLHRVVLNPGVPTHPLYRDLGVRICTFEGPWSAYQSWDGDGTRPGDGHIVHGVPAALLTAARRLMGRRGAGFGLATDTSPDLAPAGAPGGGAHSAD; this is translated from the coding sequence GTGAAGACCCTGTTTCCCGCGTACGCCCATCCCGGCCCCGAGCTGGAACTGGACGCCGACACCTGGATCGTCCGCGAGCATCCCGGCGACCGGCGCACCCTGCACCAGTCGCTCGGCCGGATCGACCTGGACTGGGGCAGCCGCTCGCTCGCCGACGTACTCTCCGACGTGGACGCCTGGCGGGCCGACGGCGTGGAGGGCCTGTTCCTGGACCGGGCGCCGGCCGGGTCCGGGGGTGTCGGCCCGGTCGCGCTGACGGTCCGGCTCGCCGCCCGCCGCGGCCTGCACCGGGTGGTGCTGAACCCGGGCGTGCCGACCCATCCGCTGTACCGGGATCTCGGGGTGCGGATCTGCACGTTCGAGGGGCCCTGGTCGGCCTATCAGAGCTGGGACGGCGACGGCACCCGGCCGGGGGACGGGCACATCGTGCACGGGGTGCCGGCGGCGCTGCTCACGGCCGCGCGGCGGCTGATGGGGCGGCGCGGGGCCGGTTTCGGCCTGGCCACCGATACGAGTCCGGATCTGGCTCCGGCTGGGGCTCCGGGGGGTGGCGCTCACAGCGCCGATTGA